The Bacillota bacterium genome contains a region encoding:
- a CDS encoding DUF2680 domain-containing protein: protein MSKKLIIGLIVTAIVGTLLISTAVFAQEKDATLDALYEQIYELRRQVVERQVELGYLTAEEGEQILERMQDQFERSLEEEPGSFYGMPGRGWGGSGGRGFGHCWQY, encoded by the coding sequence ATGTCAAAGAAACTAATTATCGGTTTAATCGTTACGGCAATAGTCGGCACCTTGTTGATTTCAACCGCCGTCTTTGCCCAGGAAAAAGATGCAACTCTGGATGCGCTTTATGAACAGATTTATGAACTGCGCCGCCAGGTAGTTGAAAGACAGGTTGAGCTGGGCTATTTAACGGCAGAAGAAGGCGAGCAGATTCTGGAACGTATGCAGGACCAATTTGAGAGAAGTCTTGAAGAAGAGCCCGGAAGCTTTTACGGAATGCCCGGAAGAGGTTGGGGTGGTTCTGGTGGAAGAGGTTTTGGTCATTGTTGGCAGTATTAA
- a CDS encoding ATP-binding cassette domain-containing protein, whose translation MTENIAYNDDDVIKVKELCKNYGKIAAVNNISFTVKRGEVFAFLGPNGAGKTTTIKMLTTLLKPSSGEIMVNGFDPAHNQDAVRRSFGIVFQDPSLDDELTACENMVFHAVLYSIPPLVRNERIEMLLKLMQLWDRRNDQVKKFSGGMKRRLEIARGLLHHPKILFLDEPTLGLDPQTRNLLWEHIRNLNKQEGITIFLTTHIMEEAERVADTVAVIDYGKIIDQGTPKELEERTESSSLEEAFLALTGKAIREEGPETANERVGRYLRGRK comes from the coding sequence GTGACTGAAAATATTGCATATAATGATGACGACGTAATCAAGGTAAAAGAGTTGTGTAAAAATTACGGTAAGATTGCTGCCGTTAATAACATATCTTTTACAGTCAAACGAGGCGAAGTTTTTGCCTTCCTGGGCCCTAACGGTGCCGGCAAGACAACAACGATAAAGATGCTGACTACCTTGCTTAAACCCTCTTCGGGAGAAATTATGGTCAACGGGTTTGATCCGGCTCATAATCAGGATGCGGTAAGGCGCTCTTTCGGAATAGTATTTCAGGATCCCAGTCTCGACGACGAACTGACTGCCTGTGAAAACATGGTCTTTCATGCAGTTCTCTACAGCATACCACCTCTAGTACGCAATGAGCGAATCGAGATGCTTCTTAAATTGATGCAGCTATGGGACAGACGAAATGATCAGGTTAAAAAATTCTCGGGCGGTATGAAACGCAGGCTGGAAATCGCCAGGGGACTCTTGCATCATCCAAAGATTTTATTTTTAGATGAACCTACTCTTGGTCTGGATCCCCAGACCCGTAACCTGCTCTGGGAACATATCAGAAATCTGAACAAACAGGAAGGAATTACTATTTTTTTAACAACCCATATAATGGAGGAAGCAGAGAGAGTTGCCGATACAGTTGCCGTGATTGATTACGGTAAAATTATCGACCAGGGTACTCCAAAGGAGCTCGAAGAAAGAACGGAGTCATCTTCCCTGGAAGAAGCCTTTCTCGCCTTGACCGGAAAGGCAATTCGTGAAGAAGGGCCTGAAACTGCTAATGAACGGGTAGGCCGTTACCTGAGGGGGAGAAAGTGA
- a CDS encoding ABC transporter permease, which yields MNVIYILWIRQLKRYFRSKARIIGALGQPLLFLFAMGFGFGSVFERAGEGNYLQFLVPGIIAMSILFTSMFNGIEIIWDRQFGFLKETLVAPVSRVNIMLGRTLGGATVAVFQGIIILTISLIIGFRFVSPVGLPIALLFMFLIAILFTALGTAIASVLEDMHGFQLIMNFLVMPLFFLSGALFPIHDLPSIVGVLVKINPLSYGVDGLRGSLIGIFQLGLLTDIAVLAVFGLVLVVVGAFLFSRIEV from the coding sequence ATGAACGTAATATATATACTCTGGATTCGCCAGTTAAAACGTTATTTTCGCTCCAAAGCACGAATAATCGGTGCCCTCGGACAGCCGCTGCTCTTCCTTTTTGCCATGGGTTTCGGTTTTGGTTCTGTATTCGAAAGAGCCGGTGAAGGAAACTATCTGCAGTTTTTAGTTCCCGGTATAATCGCTATGAGTATACTGTTTACTTCCATGTTTAACGGGATTGAAATTATCTGGGACCGCCAGTTTGGCTTCCTCAAGGAAACTCTTGTTGCCCCTGTTTCGAGGGTAAATATAATGCTGGGCAGGACACTCGGCGGCGCAACGGTCGCTGTATTTCAGGGAATTATTATCCTTACCATCTCCCTGATAATCGGTTTTCGTTTCGTCAGCCCTGTGGGGCTCCCCATTGCCCTGCTCTTCATGTTCCTGATTGCTATTCTATTTACCGCTCTCGGAACAGCTATTGCTTCGGTCCTGGAAGACATGCATGGTTTCCAGCTTATCATGAATTTCCTGGTAATGCCGCTTTTCTTTCTATCCGGCGCGCTGTTTCCCATCCATGATCTGCCCTCTATAGTAGGTGTTTTGGTTAAAATTAATCCATTATCATACGGCGTTGACGGCCTGCGCGGCTCACTGATTGGAATATTTCAACTCGGCTTACTGACAGATATTGCGGTACTGGCTGTGTTCGGGCTGGTTCTGGTGGTTGTCGGTGCATTTCTTTTTTCGCGAATTGAAGTTTGA
- a CDS encoding GNAT family N-acetyltransferase, which yields MIIDTKRLLIRPFTVDDSTLILRLLNEPSFIENIADRGVRNLDDAEKYILEGPVASYEKFGFGLSRISLRGIDIPIGMAGILKRDFLEDVDLGYAFLPEYCGQGYAYEAAAALIEYAFNVLKLGKVVAIVSENNQASIKLLKKLGFRKNGLIKYPGDDSEVRLYIISRDGSGK from the coding sequence ATTATTATAGATACAAAACGCTTACTGATCAGGCCCTTCACAGTTGACGATTCAACCTTAATCCTCAGGCTGCTTAATGAACCATCGTTTATTGAAAACATAGCTGACAGGGGAGTTCGCAATCTTGATGATGCCGAAAAATACATTTTGGAAGGGCCGGTTGCAAGCTATGAAAAATTCGGGTTCGGGCTTTCCAGGATTAGCCTTCGTGGAATTGATATTCCAATCGGTATGGCCGGTATACTCAAGCGCGATTTTTTAGAAGATGTTGATCTAGGCTATGCCTTCCTACCCGAATACTGTGGGCAGGGTTATGCATATGAAGCTGCGGCCGCCCTTATTGAATATGCATTTAACGTTTTAAAGTTAGGCAAAGTGGTGGCCATCGTAAGTGAAAACAACCAGGCTTCAATTAAACTTCTCAAAAAACTTGGATTCCGTAAAAACGGATTGATTAAGTACCCTGGAGATGATAGCGAAGTCAGATTATATATCATTTCTAGGGACGGTAGCGGAAAATGA
- a CDS encoding Sir2 family NAD-dependent protein deacetylase yields MEQLIKMVKKIVRLMLQSSYTVVLTGPGVSEGSIALDLNNADERIWTMLDPDEFTIQRYKGDPSSYYDLGAPFFSTLNQIKPGEAHEALASLEKAGLIKTVITENIDGLHFLAGSKKVIEIHGTLRSASCGKCERKIALEDLITDADQELFSPVCPDCGELLKPDLIFESDLSNTEYTKALEETRRAELMIIIGPGSQWSPDDQLSCECKNIVVINETPTVFDRKAAVVINDNPAKVINLLMEELKKENQIK; encoded by the coding sequence ATGGAACAGCTGATTAAAATGGTTAAAAAAATTGTCAGACTGATGCTCCAAAGCAGCTATACAGTTGTTTTAACCGGACCCGGAGTTTCAGAAGGCAGCATTGCACTTGATCTGAACAACGCTGATGAAAGGATCTGGACCATGCTTGACCCCGATGAGTTCACCATCCAAAGGTATAAAGGAGATCCTTCCTCTTATTATGATCTGGGGGCTCCTTTTTTCAGCACTCTTAACCAGATAAAGCCGGGAGAAGCACACGAGGCGCTGGCCTCTCTGGAAAAAGCAGGATTAATTAAAACAGTGATAACAGAAAATATTGACGGCCTGCATTTCTTGGCAGGATCCAAAAAGGTAATTGAAATTCACGGCACTTTAAGAAGCGCCAGCTGCGGGAAATGTGAAAGAAAAATCGCCCTTGAAGATCTTATCACCGATGCCGATCAAGAGTTATTCTCACCGGTATGCCCTGATTGTGGGGAACTGCTTAAACCTGACCTTATATTCGAAAGTGATCTTTCAAATACAGAATACACTAAAGCTCTGGAAGAAACGCGCCGGGCAGAGTTGATGATCATAATCGGTCCGGGCTCACAGTGGTCACCAGATGACCAGCTATCCTGTGAATGCAAAAATATAGTGGTAATCAATGAAACACCTACTGTCTTTGATCGGAAAGCGGCAGTAGTCATTAATGATAACCCGGCAAAGGTTATTAACCTGCTCATGGAGGAACTGAAGAAGGAG